Part of the Aquarana catesbeiana isolate 2022-GZ linkage group LG06, ASM4218655v1, whole genome shotgun sequence genome is shown below.
ACTAAAAGAAATAGGaattatttactttattttattaattctGGATTAAGAATGCAATTTCAAGATCCTAAACAGGAAATTACTTTTCACAttaaggaatatttatttttaaatatgtaaATTACCATATTGCTAATATAATTTatggtgtgtttttatttataaGTGTGCCCAAGTCCTATGGAAAACACAACATCTCTTCTAGATGTGCACATTTTGCCATTTTTCATGAAAACTGACCACAAATTGACCATCTTTAGCACTGTCTACTTTTTCTTCATCTATTTAATTGGAATGCTGATGAATGTAGTTATCATTGCAGTGATATATTTGGACCTCCATTTGCACACCCCAATGTATTTATTTCTCTGCAACTTGTCTGTTGTTGATATTTGTTATACAACTGTTATCATTCCAAAACTTTTACACATGTTACTTTCTGGTAATAATCAAATGCCATTTACACAATGCTTTATCCAAATGTATTTCTTCTTTATGGTGGACAGTGCTGAGGTCACTGTTCTACTTATAATGGCGTATGACCGATATGTCGCAATTTGTCACCCTTTAGACTATTATCGAATACTTAACAAGAAAATCTGCTTCTTATTAATGATGGTCATCTGGATTGGTGGGAGTGTAAATTCATCTTTACTTTCAAGTTCCATCTTAAAAATATTCTTCTGTTCTTCTGTTACTATTCACCAGTTTTTCTGTGATGCTAAAGCTCTCATTAACATTTCCTGTGGAGGTACTGAAGTGTTTTACATTGTTATGTATACAGACTCTTTGGTATTTGGACTCTTGCCAATTGTGTGCAATTCAATGTCCTATGTGAAAATTATCAGGGTTATATTACATATTAAATCTAAGGATGGCAGAAGTAAAGCCTTCTCCACCTGTTCATCCCACCTCGCTGTTATGGCCATCTACTATGGATCTGCTGTATCTGTATACATGACCCCACCATCAAATCACTATGATTTACTTGAACAAATCTTAACCATGTTCTACACCACAGTGGTCCCCATATTGAACCCTCTCATATACAGCCTAAGAAACAAAGAAGTAAAGAGCTCTTTGCGGAAACTGGTGCTGTAGCACTCACAAGTAGGAATGAGATTTGGGTTTGCAACTACCATGGACTTACAGCAAATTCTGCATTATCAAGATTCAAGGACCTGAAGAACTTATAACAATAATCCACTGCCTGATCTGAATGCCCTGTAGGTAGCAGAATTTTGTGCATTTTGGGGAATGGGGGACAGAGGGAGGCAGGAAGTTTTTAACCTGTTTTAATTCTTTCTTACATCCTAATTCTGCTGATGTCCTGCAGTTTCTTACAGCCTGTCCCTATCCACATGCATTACAGTGATAATTTTTTCACAGGCCATACAGTATGTCCTATTTGTTTTCTCACAGGCCTCTTTGACCTTCTGTGAAAATGGAAGGTCTCCTCTAGTTAAGGTCCTCCACCCCCTAAAGTCAAAGCCAATTTATAAAATAAAGCTGTTTCTAATAaatgaaggaaaataaaaaatattcaccTTGACCCTGGCTTCTgatactttttggaaggtgtgggtAACGTCACTGTATCTCACTGTTGCTTTCTGGGATAGATATGGCAACACATAAATAATTTATTGTATGAAAGTCTTCTAGCACTTAGGGGTTAATTGGGATCCAATATATATGGGAGACAACCACAAGTCCCTGCATCTACAGTCCTGAGGAAGAGGAAAATTTTCTCCTAAAACCGCATAGCCTGATAGCATGGATGTCCCACTACAACAATCTACATGTGCGTGCACGGTTCTCTCCCACAAACCTGTACCTTACTTGTCGTGAGAGTGTGGTGTCTGAATTGTGGATTCTTTCTCCACTGACTTTTTCCCACTTGTGAGTACCTGTAGGAGCCCCAACACCCCCCTCACTATATCACTTCCATCTGCAAGGTTTAGAAGAACTCCATACTGGCAAGAGATGTCCAATATTATGTACTGactgccctaaaatgccaggacagtaaaaatacccctaaaagacccatttttggaaagtaaacactcaAGATATTTAAAAGAGGTAcgctttttttttgtatcttttgccaaaactgcttgaaaaaaaaaaaaaagtgactttttcacaaagttgtttttttaaccacctcaatacagggcacttacacccccttcctgcccaggccatttttcagctttcagcgccatcacacttgacaattgcgctgtcatgctacactgtaaccatgtgaaatttttataattttcttcacacaaataaagctttcttttggtagtatttaattacTTCTGGGTTGTTCt
Proteins encoded:
- the LOC141147643 gene encoding olfactory receptor 2T5-like, translated to MENTTSLLDVHILPFFMKTDHKLTIFSTVYFFFIYLIGMLMNVVIIAVIYLDLHLHTPMYLFLCNLSVVDICYTTVIIPKLLHMLLSGNNQMPFTQCFIQMYFFFMVDSAEVTVLLIMAYDRYVAICHPLDYYRILNKKICFLLMMVIWIGGSVNSSLLSSSILKIFFCSSVTIHQFFCDAKALINISCGGTEVFYIVMYTDSLVFGLLPIVCNSMSYVKIIRVILHIKSKDGRSKAFSTCSSHLAVMAIYYGSAVSVYMTPPSNHYDLLEQILTMFYTTVVPILNPLIYSLRNKEVKSSLRKLVL